One part of the Phragmites australis chromosome 3, lpPhrAust1.1, whole genome shotgun sequence genome encodes these proteins:
- the LOC133911850 gene encoding calcium-transporting ATPase 10, plasma membrane-type-like translates to MESYLNDKFGGVKAKHSSDEALGRWRKVVGVVKNPKRRFRFTANLSKRSEAAEMKRTNQEKLRVAVLVSKAALQFIHGVALQSEYTVPADVKAAGFGICAEELSSIVESHDLKKLKSHGCVEGLASMLSTSESDGLATSGDKLATRQELFGVNKFAEAESRGFWVFVWEALQDMTLMILAACAFVSLIVGIATEGWPKGAHDGLGIVASILLVVFVTATSDYRQSLQFKDLDKEKKKITVQVTRNGYRQKLSIYDLLAGDIVHLSVGDQVPADGLFLSGFSLLINESSLTGESEPVAVNAENPFLLSGTKVQDGSCKMLVTTVGMRTQWGKLMATLSEGGDDETPLQVKLNGVATIIGKIGLIFAVVTFAVLTESLFRRKIMDGTYLSWTGDDALELLEFFAIAVTIVVVAVPEGLPLAVTLSLAFAMKKMMNDKALVRHLAACETMGSATSICSDKTGTLTTNHMTVVMACICGKIKELDCASETKTLFSELPDSVMTVLLQSIFNNTGGDVVFNQDGKREILGTPTETAILEFGLSLGGDFSDVRKASTLVKVEPFNSAKKRMGVVIQLPGGALRAHCKGASEIILASCNKYLNEEGNVIPLDDATIDHLKATIDSFANEALRTLCLAYMEVQDGFSANDQIPVDGYTCIGIVGIKDPVRPGVKESVAICRSAGITVRMVTGDNINTAKAIARECGILTEGGIAIEGPEFRTKSAEELSELIPKIQVMARSSPLDKHTLVKHLRTALHEVVAVTGDGTNDAPALHEADIGLAMGIAGTEVAKESADVIILDDNFSTIVTVAKWGRSVYINIQKFVQFQLTVNVVALVVNFSSACLTGSAPLTAVQLLWVNMIMDTLGALALATEPPNGELMKRAPVGRKGNFISNIMWRNILGQAFYQFFVIWYLQTEGKWLFGIKGNNADLVLNTLIFNCFVFCQVFNEVSSREMERINVFKGILNNNVFIAVLSSTVIFQFIIIQFLGDFANTTPLTFKQWITCISIGFIGMPIAAIVKLIPV, encoded by the exons GAGAAGCTGCGTGTTGCGGTGCTTGTTTCAAAGGCTGCACTTCAGTTCATCCACG GCGTTGCTCTCCAGAGCGAGTACACCGTCCCTGCCGACGTCAAGGCGGCGGGCTTTGGCATCTGCGCCGAGGAGCTGAGCTCGATCGTCGAGAGCCATGACCTCAAGAAGCTGAAATCACATGGCTGCGTCGAGGGCCTCGCGTCGATGCTGTCCACCTCGGAGTCCGATGGCCTCGCCACGTCTGGGGACAAGCTGGCGACCCGGCAGGAGCTGTTCGGCGTCAACAAGTTCGCCGAGGCGGAGTCCCGCGGCTTCTGGGTCTTCGTCTGGGAGGCGCTCCAGGACATGACGCTCATGATCCTTGCCGCGTGCGCGTTCGTCTCGCTCATCGTCGGCATTGCCACCGAGGGGTGGCCCAAGGGCGCGCACGATGGCCTCGGCATCGTGGCTAGCATCCTGCTGGTCGTGTTCGTCACCGCGACGAGCGACTACCGCCAGTCTCTGCAGTTCAAGGACCTcgacaaggagaagaagaagatcacgGTGCAGGTCACCAGGAACGGATACAGGCAGAAGCTCTCGATATATGACCTTCTCGCCGGCGACATCGTCCACCTCTCCGTTGGTGATCAGGTGCCGGCCGACGGGCTATTCTTGTCGGGCTTCTCGCTGCTGATCAACGAGTCGAGCTTGACCGGAGAAAGCGAGCCGGTCGCCGTCAACGCCGAGAATCCGTTCCTTCTGTCGGGGACAAAGGTGCAGGACGGTTCTTGCAAGATGCTCGTCACGACGGTCGGCATGAGGACTCAGTGGGGCAAGCTGATGGCCACTCTGAGCGAAGGTGGCGACGATGAGACGCCATTGCAAGTCAAACTGAATGGTGTGGCCACCATCATTGGTAAGATAGGCCTCATCTTTGCAGTCGTCACGTTCGCAGTGCTCACCGAAAGCTTGTTCCGGCGCAAGATCATGGACGGCACGTACCTGAGCTGGACTGGAGATGACGCATTGGAGCTGCTCGAGTTCTTCGCCATTGCCGTTACCATTGTCGTTGTGGCGGTCCCTGAAGGATTGCCGCTCGCCGTGACACTGAGCCTTGCGTttgcaatgaagaagatgatgaacgaCAAGGCGCTCGTCCGGCACCTTGCGGCTTGTGAGACCATGGGCTCAGCGACCTCCATCTGCAGCGACAAGACCGGCACGCTCACGACGAACCACATGACCGTCGTCATGGCCTGCATCTGCGGCAAGATCAAAGAATTGGATTGTGCTTCAGAGACCAAGACCCTGTTCTCCGAGCTACCGGATTCTGTCATGACGGTGCTCTTGCAGTCCATATTTAACAATACCGGTGGAGACGTGGTCTTCAACCAGGATGGCAAGCGTGAAATACTGGGCACACCGACTGAGACCGCCATTCTAGAGTTCGGCCTCTCTCTCGGCGGAGACTTTTCGGATGTGCGCAAAGCGAGCACCCTCGTCAAGGTGGAGCCGTTCAACTCAGCGAAGAAGAGAATGGGAGTGGTGATCCAGCTCCCAGGGGGTGCTCTGCGAGCACACTGCAAAGGTGCATCAGAGATCATACTGGCATCTTGCAACAAGTACCTGAATGAGGAAGGCAATGTCATCCCCCTAGATGATGCAACCATTGATCACTTGAAGGCCACGATCGATAGCTTTGCGAACGAGGCACTTCGCACGCTATGTCTTGCCTACATGGAAGTCCAGGATGGGTTCTCAGCGAATGATCAGATTCCGGTGGATGGGTACACCTGCATTGGCATTGTGGGGATTAAAGACCCTGTCCGGCCCGGCGTGAAGGAATCAGTTGCCATCTGCAGGTCGGCAGGAATTACTGTCAGGATGGTTACAGGTGACAACATCAACACGGCAAAGGCAATCGCCCGGGAATGCGGCATTTTAACTGAAGGTGGCATTGCCATTGAAGGCCCGGAGTTCAGAACCAAGAGTGCAGAAGAACTGAGTGAATTGATACCAAAGATACAG GTGATGGCGAGATCATCGCCATTGGATAAGCACACCCTCGTGAAGCATCTTCGCACTGCACTCCATGAAGTTGTCGCGGTGACTGGCGACGGGACAAATGATGCACCCGCGCTTCATGAGGCTGATATTGGGCTTGCAATGGGCATTGCCGGAACTGAG GTGGCAAAAGAGAGCGCTGATGTGATTATTCTTGATGACAACTTCTCCACTATTGTCACCGTTGCAAAATGGGGTCGGTCAGTGTACATCAACATTCAGAAATTTGTGCAGTTTCAGCTGACAGTCAATGTGGTTGCTCTGGTTGTAAACTTCTCCTCAGCTTGCTTGACAG GGAGTGCTCCTCTTACTGCTGTGCAATTGCTCTGGGTCAACATGATCATGGATACGCTAGGAGCACTGGCATTGGCCACAGAACCTCCAAACGGTGAACTGATGAAGAGAGCTCCTGTTGGAAGGAAAGGAAACTTCATTAGTAACATTATGTGGAGGAACATCCTGGGACAGGCCTTCTACCAGTTCTTTGTAATTTGGTATCTACAGACCGAAGGGAAGTGGCTGTTTGGAATCAAGGGCAACAATGCCGATCTAGTCTTGAACACACTCATCTTCAATTGCTTTGTGTTCTGCCAG GTATTCAATGAGGTGAGCTCAAGAGAGATGGAGAGGATAAATGTATTCAAAGGCATTCTAAACAACAATGTGTTCATCGCCGTCCTCAGTAGCACCGTCATCTTCCAGTTCATCATAATACAATTTCTTGGCGATTTTGCAAACACTACCCCTCTCACATTCAAGCAGTGGATCACCTGCATTTCCATCGGTTTCATAGGCATGCCTATTGCTGCTATTGTCAAGCTGATCCCAGTATAG